A DNA window from Engraulis encrasicolus isolate BLACKSEA-1 chromosome 3, IST_EnEncr_1.0, whole genome shotgun sequence contains the following coding sequences:
- the LOC134445547 gene encoding phospholipid phosphatase 1-like — protein sequence MFEIGGVHVVLLDLTCMVLAALPFAVLTPRHNPFKRGFFCSDDSIRYPFREDTISYQLLAGIMVPLTVLVIVSGECLSIYLKPIKAKQSFANSYGPCLYKAVSTFLFGAAVSQSLTDIAKYTVGRLRPHFLDVCKPQWNTVDCKSGGYIESFTCTGDKVMVNESRLSFYSGHSSFSMYCMVFLALYLQARLQMEWSRLLRPTVQFFLIASSLYVGLSRISDYKHHWSDVVVGFLQGAVVAVLIVFSVADFFRRPAGIEEEQEISHTSLQDTASNGNHYGSTD from the exons ATGTTCGAAATCGGAGGAGTTCACGTCGTTCTACTTGACCTGACCTGCATGGTACTCG CTGCTTTGCCATTTGCTGTACTCACTCCACGGCACAATCCATTCAAAAGAGGATTCTTTTGCAGCGACGACTCGATCAGATACCCCTTCCGCGAGGACACCATATCATATCAATTACTGGCTGGAATAATGGTGCCGTTGACTGTACTTGTT ATTGTCTCTGGGGAGTGTCTGTCAATCTACCTGAAACCTATCAAGGCCAAACAGTCGTTTGCCAATAGCTATGGACCATGCTTGTATAAGGCGGTGTCAACCTTCCTGTTTGGTGCCGCCGTTAGCCAGTCGCTGACAGACATTGCCAAGTACACGGTGGGCAGACTCAGGCCGCACTTCCTGGATGTGTGCAAGCCTCAGTGGAACACTGTGGACTGTAAATCGGGAGGATACATTGAAAGCTTTACCTGCACCGGAGATAAAGTTATGGTCAACGAGAGCCG GCTTTCCTTCTACTCTGGGCACTCTTCCTTCTCCATGTACTGCATGGTGTTTTTAGCA CTATACCTGCAGGCAAGACTCCAGATGGAATGGTCTCGGCTGCTCCGGCCCACCGTCCAGTTTTTCCTGATTGCCTCCTCCCTGTATGTGGGCCTGTCGCGCATCTCGGACTACAAGCACCACTGGAGCGATGTGGTTGTGGGGTTCCTTCAGGGTGCCGTAGTGGCGGTGTTGATT GTATTTTCTGTGGCAGATTTCTTTCGGAGGCCAGCAGGaatagaagaggagcaggagatttCTCACACCAGTCTACAAGACACTGCATCCAATGGGAACCACTATGGCAGCACAGATTGA